The region TGCAGTTACATAACCATATTCCCTGGTCGTCGcaaatttgttatcagattGTATGCAAGACATGATAGTAAacaaagtcagtgagcggcatGGTCAACAAATTTTGTGCGGTggatttatcacaaaatttatGCCCCCACCCTCCCCCTGGAGTATTAGGGTAAAACAAATTTGCttcagcattattttttttattgtgaggTTGTAAATGGTAACTGTAATAATAGGACATAGGTAATATATGATTGATAACAATATACAGTATACCCTAAGTAAGCCTTAGAACCATAGATGAATTAATAGCCCAACACAACGTATTATTTCAGATCATAATAAGCAAAACATTTTCTTCTCAGTCAAATTTTGCATAAGTCCAATAGACTTCTGTGGTTTGGAGAGATATGACTTAGCCAGAGTCACCAGTCACCTataccaccatcactaccactaCTGACTAATGctaatattacttttttctaCTGTACCTTGATTTGACATTTTCTCCTGGAGTGTAAAATGGATTGCAAAGCATGTCAACGTAAGCATTGTGTAACGTCTTGAACATCTGCAGGCAGAAGATATGGAAATAGATTGTGTGAAGTGCAACagcaaaattacatgtactcgatttgttttaAGAATGTTGTCAAaactaaaaacacaatttgtttGTTTACTGAATATGACCAAAGCAAAGCATGAAATACTAGTCATAATTTGGAAGGAAAAATGGACTACCATGCGATTGCACTGAGATGCGATTAGCACCTTGTACCAATCAGATCTTAATGCGACTGCACTGCATGGTGGACTTCAGAATATTGACCATAGCATTTTCCAGCAACTACTCCTTAGCATGAAAGTTTAACAAAATCTAAATTATATAAAAGTTAAATACAGGtaaacttgcaaaagtttacctTCCAAGAGTCAAATATTCACCTTAAGTAGTCAAAGCATTTTCAGGAccagaacatttttttatataggcaAAATAAGTTATACCACTTTAAAGTAAAAACAGATTTATGGTCTGAAAAAGATTTGTTTTAGGCAACGTGACTAAACAATATCTCGAACATTACGAGATGAGATCACGATTCATATCTTCCAACTTACATTCCTGATTTCATTATCCCTCATCTGCGTGTTTGAGGATTCCACCACAATAACAAACTTGACTTTTGTGTTGGTGACATAGCCATAAACCTTGTAGTCTTCTGTGGGATAAAGAAGCCCAAGGTAGAGCTCTCTCAAGTCAGTGCTGCTCTTCCCCACTGAGGATACCTTTTCTTCTATCACATCTAGACATGTATGGACAGTATAATGAAATTTCAGCTCATTCTCTGTTGGAATCGTACGTATGTAGAGTGGATAATTCTACAGAAAGgaaaaaagtcataaaaacTTGTAACTATTATTATCCATTGAATAGATTCCCACTGAAGGAAAGTTGACATGCACATAAACTTCTGTAACCAGAAAGGTACAGAAGGATAATTGATTGgagaccagggccccgtcttacaaagggtTACGATTGACCTGATCAACCTCacctgtatggaaatccatcaacgtcataattttttcttcaggaaatttttgtaatgtcctttgtaaagaaagagaagcacactaaattttcaagaaaacaatgtatgagtatacatcatatctagaaaatattttgaataaatatttttgatgttgatggctttccatagttgctcAAAGAACAATTGTATTCAAAGGACCAAGGCTTTGGAATAATCTTCCAAACGAAATAAATAGCTGTTTATCCCGAAGTATGTTTAAATGTAAActgaaatcatttcttttgtccagTTATGGACACCGTTAAGATGCACTGGctgaatatatataatgtatttgatttgtacctTTTTAAAGGTATACTGTGGTATAGTTTTggaattttttcattcttcgctCATCCCTCTCCTATATTTCACATTGTCCACTTTTCCTCTAATTCTTTACCCCCTGATTTTGCGCTAATCTTTGGCTTTTCCTTTgtagtctgatttttctttattgtccGATCTCCTTACGAACTTCATAATTACTTTAAGGAACCTGCAGacattacaagctctgctttttatgcaggttccttcatatttcacttcatttactgccattatctttgtattttctatgtaatcaaatgtatttcttgtattatgttattttgttatcttgtgaagtatgaaaataaattcaattcaatagttgtggttgattggatcaatcatacatgtaactctttgtaaaacagggCCAAGGgtctcgtcttacaaagagttacaattgatccgatcaacctcaattCTATGGAAATACATCATTGTCATAaaattttctacaagaaatgtGTTCTATATAAAGAAAGAGAAGCTCtatgaatttttaagaaaacatctaatgtataaatatacatcatagaaaatatttttttatacgccCGTCCTACAGGACGTATTATGGCATTAAACTCGGTAattatctgtctgtctatccgttcattaacttttccttgtaaacgcgataacttcagtttaacttaacctaggctcatatatttggtgtgtatgcttctagcatggatcccaggaagcctattgaatttgaggtcaaaggtcaaggagATATgctttcatcttacccttctgatcCTTGCAAACACAATAACTTGTTTTCCTTGTttgacttaacctaggctcatataatttggtgtgtatgacaCTAGCATGGTTCCCAGGAAGCCTactgattttgaggtcaaaaggtcaaagatcaaggtcacagtgacatgcttTCATCTTACCCTCCAGGGCCCCCTGGAAAACAGTACAAGACTACTGATGGGGCTaccctgtataaataaaacgaaataaaaataaata is a window of Lytechinus variegatus isolate NC3 chromosome 2, Lvar_3.0, whole genome shotgun sequence DNA encoding:
- the LOC121407473 gene encoding trafficking protein particle complex subunit 2-like protein codes for the protein MAVCVAVIAKENYPLYIRTIPTENELKFHYTVHTCLDVIEEKVSSVGKSSTDLRELYLGLLYPTEDYKVYGYVTNTKVKFVIVVESSNTQMRDNEIRNMFKTLHNAYVDMLCNPFYTPGENVKSRAFDSTVNQMMIQD